CCGACGCGGATGCGGTGGCCGTTCTCCCAGGCCCGGCGCTCACCCTCGCGGAAGCCCTCGTTGACCGCCTCGACGACCTGCTCCAGGGTCAGCCCGCCCTCCAGGTGCTGCTCGGGGGCGTAGCGGATCTCGGCGTAGACGACGCCGTCCTCGGCGAGGTCCTCGGCGCATTCGGCGGCGACCCTGACGAGCGCGTCGCGGGTCTGCATCACGCCGACGGTGTGGGAGAACGTCTCCAGATAGCGCTCCAGCGACCCGGAGTCCGCCGCCTCGCGGAACCAGATGCCCAGCTTGTCGGGCTCGGTCTCCGGGAGCGCGGCGTACCCGGTCTCCCTCGCGAGGTCGACGATGGTGCCCGGGCGCAGCCCACCGTCGAGGTGGTCGTGCAGCAGCACCTTGGGGGCGCGGCGGATCTGTTCGGGGGTGGGCTCATGGGTGTGCTCGCTCGTCATCTGGGCAGCGTAGCCCCTACGCGCGTAGAACGTGAGGGATAGATACGGAACAGTGACCCGCACGGGTAGTGGAGTACACCAGTCCTTCTGCGATCGTTTCTGCCATGGCTCAGCAAGCGTTGCCCGAGCGGGGCGCACGGCTGGGGCGGCCGATGGGCGCGGCCGCCGCGCGAACGACCGTACATGGTGTGGTGCTGCTGCTCCCCGAGGGGGAGCCCAGTGGGACCAGACGGCCGTCCAGACTCTCGGTGGCCGCCACGCTGCCGCTGGCCCGGCGGCTGGTCCGGGCGGGCCGGGAGGAGGGGCTGGCCGCCCATGTCGTCCACTACCGGTGCCGGGGCTGGAACGGGGCGGCCGCCGATGCCGCGTCCGATGCCACCTGGGCGGTGGAGGAGGTGGTGCGGCGCTACGGCGACGTGCCGGTCTGCCTCGTGGGCCACGGCATGGGCGGGCGCGCCGCCCTCCGCGCCGCCGGGCACGAGGCCGTCACCTCGGTGGTGGCGCTGGCGCCCTGGCTTCCGGCACCGGACGAGGTGCTCGAACCCGAGCCGGTGAAGCAGTTGGTGGGACGGCAGGTGCTGATCGCCCACGGCACGAATGACGAGCGCACCGACCCCGAACTGTCCTACCGGCTGGCGGAACGGGCCAAGAAGGCCAACCGCGATGTGTGCCGCTTCGAGGTGCACACCGATGGGCACGGGCTGCATCAGCACCGCTCCGAGGTGCAGGCGCTGGCCGCGGACTTCCTCCTCGGCTCCCTCTTCCACTCCGGCTTCTCCCGCCCGGTGACCGACGCGCTGGCGGCTCCGCCGCCGCTGGGTCTGCGGATGCCGCTGGCGGCGGGCTTCGGGGCGAATCTGGGCCGGCGTTGAGCGCTTGGTTGTGCGCCTCTGGGTTTGCGTTCGCTGCCGGGTGCGTCGGGGTCCGGGTACGTCGCCGGGTGCGGCGCCGTCTCGCGCCTTCGGCGCCTGCACGCTTGGGGCCGGGGGCCGGGCCCGCGCCGCCGGACGAAGGGGCCGCCCCGCCGGACAGTGGCGGAACGGCCCCTTCGCGCTTCGGGGGTCGGCCCTGGCAGGGCGCTTACGGGGGGGCGGGTGGATCTTTCCCCTCTCCCGCCCCTTCCCGATACCAGGGGCTCCGCCCCTGGACCCCGGGGTCTGAGGCGGAGCCCCAGCTCCACCCGGGGCCCGGGGCAGAGCCCCGAACCCACCCCCGAGCCCTGGGGCAGAGCCCCGAACCCACCCCGGGGTCTGGGGCGGAGCCCCAGTTGTGGGGAGGGGCGGGGAGGGGAGGAGCACGCCGCAGGCGACGCCCCCCCTAAGCAGGGGAGGAAGCTCGCTACGGCTCGGGCAGCGCCCCGAAGGGGCGCGGGGAACTGCGCGACCAGTCACGACGGCGCCGCAGTCGGCCGACGACGCATCGCCACACTTCCAGCGAAGCGCTTAGGCGGGCACTCCGCACAGCTCGCGCCGCGCTGCCTCCGCGCGCCGCTCGGCCATCGCCTTCCGCGTCGCGTACACCGTGATCGCCGCCGCGCCGCCGACCGCCACCAGGCCCATGGCGACGGTGCCGGCCCACCCGGCCGCGTGGAAGGCGAGCGCGCCCAGCGCACCGCCCACACTGCTGCCGATGTAGTACGACGCCTGGTAGAGCGCCGCGGCCTGGGCGCGTCCGGTCTTGGCCGTACGGCTCACCGCCGAGGACGCCGCCGCGTGGCCCGCGAAGAAGCCCGCGGTGATCAGGACCAGACCGGCCAGCACCGCCGGGATCGAGTTCAGCAGGGACAGCAGCAGCCCGGCGGCCGTCGTGGACACCGCCACGTACAGCGCACCGCGCCGCCCGAGCCGGCCGACCAGCTTGCCGGTGGCCGCCGAGGAGACCGTGCCGACCAGGTAGATCAGGAAGATCGAGCCGATCAGGCTCTGCGAGAGCCCGAAGGGCTCGGCCACCAGGCGGTAGCCGATGACCGTGTAGACCCCGCCGAAGACCGTCATGAACAGCGCGCCGATCGCGTACAGCCGGCACAGCAGCGGATCGGAGAGGTGCCCGGCGAGGGTGCGGGCCAGCGCCCGCGGGCTCACCTCGGCCGGGGTGAAGTGCCGGGCCTTGGGCAGCAGCATCCGGAAGGACGCCGCGCACAGCAGCGCCATCACACCGACCGCGGCGAGCGCGGCCCGCCAGCCCCAGGCGTCCGCCACCCAGCCGGTGACGATCCGGCCGCTCATCCCGCCGACGCTGTTACCGGCCACGAACAGCCCGATCGTGCCGATCAGCGCCTTCGGGTGGACCTCCTCCGAGAGGTACGCCATCGCGGAGGCGGGGATCCCGGCCAGCGCCGCGCCCTGGACCGCGCGCAGCC
This genomic interval from Streptomyces asiaticus contains the following:
- a CDS encoding alpha/beta hydrolase, with amino-acid sequence MAQQALPERGARLGRPMGAAAARTTVHGVVLLLPEGEPSGTRRPSRLSVAATLPLARRLVRAGREEGLAAHVVHYRCRGWNGAAADAASDATWAVEEVVRRYGDVPVCLVGHGMGGRAALRAAGHEAVTSVVALAPWLPAPDEVLEPEPVKQLVGRQVLIAHGTNDERTDPELSYRLAERAKKANRDVCRFEVHTDGHGLHQHRSEVQALAADFLLGSLFHSGFSRPVTDALAAPPPLGLRMPLAAGFGANLGRR
- a CDS encoding MFS transporter — protein: MPPADTRASTGNHRVDASASMSPNPNHSESERMSPGHPGYLRMRLALFTAGLATFALLYSTQALLPAISDDLRVQADQASWSVSAATFGLALAVVPLSALSERFGRRAMMTVSLTVAVVLALLVPFAPDLGWLIGLRAVQGAALAGIPASAMAYLSEEVHPKALIGTIGLFVAGNSVGGMSGRIVTGWVADAWGWRAALAAVGVMALLCAASFRMLLPKARHFTPAEVSPRALARTLAGHLSDPLLCRLYAIGALFMTVFGGVYTVIGYRLVAEPFGLSQSLIGSIFLIYLVGTVSSAATGKLVGRLGRRGALYVAVSTTAAGLLLSLLNSIPAVLAGLVLITAGFFAGHAAASSAVSRTAKTGRAQAAALYQASYYIGSSVGGALGALAFHAAGWAGTVAMGLVAVGGAAAITVYATRKAMAERRAEAARRELCGVPA